Genomic DNA from Marinobacter sp. LV10MA510-1:
CCCAAGCTATTGATTTGATGATTGCGGGTATGGGATTTGTATTTGCGTTTCTGATCGTGCTGGTATTCGCAACGCTGATCATGTCTAAGCTGCTGAACCGGTTTACCGCGCCCGAGCCCGCAACTCCGGCCAGAACGTCTCGCGCCAAGCCCAAGGCGAAACCGTCGGTTGATCCCGACGTCGCAGAGGCGATCAAACAGGCGGTTGCTCAATTCCGGTCGCGTCACAAAAAGTGACCCGGTAAGCGATTTAAAACCTTTAAATAGAAGGCTGACACGATGACAGACATTAAAAAACCGCTGGGGATTACGGACGTTGTACTGCGTGACGCCCACCAGTCATTGCTGGCCACCCGCATGCGGCTTGACGATATGCTGCCAATCGCCGAGAAACTCGATAAAGTCGGTTTCTGGTCGCTGGAATCCTGGGGTGGAGCCACTTTTGATTCCTGTATCCGTTACCTGGGCGAAGACCCGTGGGAGCGTATTCGTGAATTGAAGAAAGTCATGCCCAACACGCCCCAACAGATGTTGTTGCGTGGGCAGAACCTTCTGGGCTACCGCCACTATGCGGATGACGTGGTAGAGCGGTTTGTTGATCGTGCCGCTGAAAACGGCGTGGACGTATTCCGCATTTTTGATGCGATGAATGACCCCCGCAACTTGGCTACGGCCATCAAGGCCGTGCGTAAAACCGGCAAACACGCCCAGGGCACCATTTCCTACACCACCAGCCATATTCACACCATTGATATGTGGGTTGAACTGGCTAAAGAAATTGAAGACATGGGCGCTCAATCCATTGCCATTAAAGACATGGCCGGCCTGCTCAAACCCTATGTGGCGTTTGAACTGGTCACCCGCCTGAAAAAAGAGCTGAGCGTACCGATTCATATGCAGTGCCATGCCACCACCGGCATGTCGACTGCGACCGCACTTAAGGCCGCTGAAGCCGGTATTGATAACGTAGACACCGCAATTTCCTCTATGAGCATGACTTACGGGCATTCGCCGACCGAAGCGGTGGTGGCGATACTGGAAGGTACGGATCGTGATACGGGTTTGGATCTGGTGCTACTGGAAGAAATTGCCGGTTATTTCCGCGAAGTGCGGAAGAAGTACGCCAAATTTGAGGGCAGTCTAAGAGGTGTAGACTCCCGCATCCTGATTGCTCAGGTGCCTGGCGGCATGCTGACCAACATGGAAGCCCAGCTTAAAGAGCAGAACGCCGCGGACAAGTTTGATCAGGTGCTGGCCGAAATTCCGAAAGTACGCGAAGACCTGGGTTATATCGCTCTGGTAACGCCTACCTCGCAGATTGTGGGCACCCAGGCGGTACTGAACATACTGACCGGCGAGCGCTACAAGTCTATTTCCAAGGAAACCGCCGCAATTCTCAAAGGTGAATACGGTTCCGCGCCTGCGCCGTTCAATAAAGAGCTGCAGGAAAAAGTGCTTGATGGCAAACAAGCCATTACCTGTCGCCCGGCGGATTTGCTAGAGCCGGAAATAGACAAACTGACGGACGAGCTGAAAAAGCTGGCGCAAGAGAAGAGCATCAAACTGGCTGACAATGTCATCGACGATGTACTGACCTACGCCCTGTTCCCGCAGATTGGCTTGAAATTCCTTGAAAACCGCAACAATCCGGATGCGTTCGAGCCGATTCCGTCGGCGGATGACGTAGCGCCGGCGAAAAAGGCCTCTGGCCCCGAAACCTACACCGTTGAAGTGAACGGTAAAAAATACGTGGTAGCGGTGTCTGAAGGAGGTGAACTCAGCCAGATTCAGGCAGAAGGCGGAGCTGCTTCGGCACCTGCGGCCGCCGCACCGGAACCGGTTGCCGGCGGTGATCCGGTTAATGCGCCTTTGGGCGGTAACATCTTCAAGGTTCTGGTTTCTCCCGGCGATGCCGTGGAAGAAAACGATGTGCTGATCATTCTGGAAGCCATGAAAATGGAAACCGAGATCCGCGCACCGAAAGCCGGTACCGTCGGTGAAGTCTTCATCAAGGTCGGTGATGCCGTCGCTGTTGATGATGAAATGCTGACAATCGCATAAGGGCCAGCATTCCATGGATAAATTAATGACGTTATGGACAGGCAGTGGCCTGTTCAACATTGAAATCGGGCAAGCGATCATGATCGTGGTTTGCCTGGGTCTTCTGTACCTTGCGATCCGTAAGGGCTTCGAGCCACTGCTGCTGGTGCCGATTGGTTTTGGCGGTATTCTGGCGAACATTCCGGAGGCAGGGCTGGCCCTGTCGGCGGCGGAAAATGCCATACATGTTGCTAAACCGGAAGTGCTAGCCGCGTTGGCTGGCGCTCTGGATGTGGCCTACCAGGCAGGTCAGGCGATAACGCCGGACGTACTGGGTGCGTTCAAATCGGCTTACCACACCGGTAGCTCGGCAGAAGTAGCTATGGCCAATAACCTGGCCTCTGACTTCGGTTATGGCAACGGCATGTTGCACAACTTCTACCTGGTGATTATCGGCAGTACCGTTGGGCCTCTGTTGATTTTCATGGGCGTGGGTGCAATGACCGATTTTGGTCCGTTGCTGGCCAACCCGAAAACTCTATTGCTGGGTGCGGCAGCGCAGTTCGGTATTTTCGGTACGGTTCTGGGTGCGGCACTGCTGGACTGGATGGGCATTCTGGACTTCACCATTCTGGAAGCGGCGGCGATTGGTATT
This window encodes:
- the oadA gene encoding sodium-extruding oxaloacetate decarboxylase subunit alpha; amino-acid sequence: MTDIKKPLGITDVVLRDAHQSLLATRMRLDDMLPIAEKLDKVGFWSLESWGGATFDSCIRYLGEDPWERIRELKKVMPNTPQQMLLRGQNLLGYRHYADDVVERFVDRAAENGVDVFRIFDAMNDPRNLATAIKAVRKTGKHAQGTISYTTSHIHTIDMWVELAKEIEDMGAQSIAIKDMAGLLKPYVAFELVTRLKKELSVPIHMQCHATTGMSTATALKAAEAGIDNVDTAISSMSMTYGHSPTEAVVAILEGTDRDTGLDLVLLEEIAGYFREVRKKYAKFEGSLRGVDSRILIAQVPGGMLTNMEAQLKEQNAADKFDQVLAEIPKVREDLGYIALVTPTSQIVGTQAVLNILTGERYKSISKETAAILKGEYGSAPAPFNKELQEKVLDGKQAITCRPADLLEPEIDKLTDELKKLAQEKSIKLADNVIDDVLTYALFPQIGLKFLENRNNPDAFEPIPSADDVAPAKKASGPETYTVEVNGKKYVVAVSEGGELSQIQAEGGAASAPAAAAPEPVAGGDPVNAPLGGNIFKVLVSPGDAVEENDVLIILEAMKMETEIRAPKAGTVGEVFIKVGDAVAVDDEMLTIA
- a CDS encoding OadG family protein: MNELMTQAIDLMIAGMGFVFAFLIVLVFATLIMSKLLNRFTAPEPATPARTSRAKPKAKPSVDPDVAEAIKQAVAQFRSRHKK